The following are encoded together in the Longimicrobium sp. genome:
- the sdaAB gene encoding L-serine ammonia-lyase, iron-sulfur-dependent subunit beta: MVSLFDILGPTMVGPSSSHTAGACRLGLIARAVAGGMPESVRIQLHGSFAATGEGHGTHRAIVGGLIGLAPDDLRLREAYDEAKAAGLQWEFEEIDLGDEAHPNTAIFNVTLGGEQLVIRGASLGGGRVEVSEIDGFPVALGGSYHTLVLLAHDEPGTIAAVATVLTGHHVNLATMRVDRTGRHQDALMTIEADEPISEPAVGAIRSFPWLRWARVVPKIA; the protein is encoded by the coding sequence ATGGTATCTCTCTTCGACATCCTGGGGCCGACGATGGTTGGGCCGTCTTCGTCGCACACGGCCGGCGCCTGCCGGCTGGGGCTGATCGCGCGCGCCGTCGCGGGCGGCATGCCCGAGTCCGTCCGCATTCAGCTTCACGGCTCGTTCGCCGCCACCGGCGAGGGGCACGGAACGCATCGCGCCATCGTCGGCGGGCTGATCGGCCTGGCGCCCGACGACCTGCGGCTGCGCGAGGCCTACGACGAGGCCAAAGCGGCCGGGCTCCAGTGGGAATTCGAGGAAATCGACCTGGGCGACGAGGCCCATCCCAACACGGCCATCTTCAACGTGACCCTGGGCGGCGAGCAGCTGGTGATCCGCGGCGCATCGCTGGGCGGGGGGCGCGTGGAGGTTTCGGAGATCGACGGGTTTCCCGTGGCCCTGGGCGGCTCGTACCACACGCTGGTTCTGCTGGCGCACGACGAGCCGGGGACCATCGCCGCCGTCGCCACCGTCCTGACGGGGCACCACGTGAACCTGGCCACCATGCGCGTGGACCGCACCGGCCGGCACCAGGACGCGCTGATGACCATCGAGGCCGACGAGCCCATCAGCGAGCCCGCGGTGGGCGCCATCCGCTCCT
- a CDS encoding type II toxin-antitoxin system VapC family toxin, producing MIVDTSAAVAIILREPNFEALVRRLVMETEVGMGTPSLAECGIVLASRPHPNWRTLIDDFKARFQLEDIPFSSDHWVIAVEAYEQFGKGRHPARLNFGDCLSYAVARVENRPLLFVGNDFPLTDLWKA from the coding sequence ATGATCGTGGACACGTCCGCGGCCGTCGCGATCATCCTGCGCGAGCCCAATTTCGAAGCATTGGTCCGCCGTCTCGTCATGGAGACGGAGGTCGGGATGGGCACGCCCAGCCTGGCGGAGTGCGGGATCGTGCTCGCGTCGCGCCCGCACCCGAATTGGCGGACGCTCATTGACGACTTCAAGGCTCGCTTCCAACTGGAGGACATCCCGTTCTCATCCGACCACTGGGTGATTGCCGTGGAGGCGTATGAGCAGTTCGGGAAGGGGCGGCACCCCGCGCGGCTGAACTTCGGTGACTGCCTGAGCTATGCGGTTGCGCGCGTGGAGAACCGGCCACTGCTGTTCGTGGGCAACGACTTTCCCCTGACGGACCTCTGGAAAGCCTGA